A single Larimichthys crocea isolate SSNF chromosome VIII, L_crocea_2.0, whole genome shotgun sequence DNA region contains:
- the epb41l3a gene encoding band 4.1-like protein 3a isoform X7, with protein sequence MTTEPGEPQEAQPKEAESFPEATNHSTPKQGGEGALSQSQAQSSLAEDSASHLSSSSWIARSPARNPLSFRTMQTKVTLLDGSLFTCTVEKRARGVQLFEKVCEHVNLLEKDYFALSFRDADNNKNWLDPSKEMKKQVRGVPWNFSFNVKFYPPDPAQLSEDITRYFLCLQLRQDIVSGRLPCSFATHTVLGSYTVQSELGDYDPDECGSDDVSQLSFAPNQTKEMEEKIMELHRTYRGMTPAEAEIHFLENVKKLSMYGVDLHHAKMVGSRFDCLPSAKSEDSEGVAIMLGVCSSGLLVYRDRLRINRFSWPKILKISYKRNNFYIKIRPGEFDQFESTIGFKLLNHRAAKRLWKVCVEHHSFFRLMSPEETPKKVLSLGSKFRYSGRTQIQSRRASAQISRPAPHFPRCVSKRNMLSRSLDGASRTTSPLIGSPAITASPKANGSPHTDMGTGLYGASKAIAVSDLITMVTPERRAEETRTEQVEEVLVMEEKEEVQQEEEETRETELSQQSPPTPQKLDTKTELTDTAVDGDLTATESDQDEDLQTQETLGSPEEEQRPPTSISALRRSFLEGGGAGGGGGMTEWEKRLASSPLRRVDDSPMIEPLEPDETSEKVETVFMMTEPCDQDQPVADQPQEVPVMRKTLTYEAPGSRVDSDPPAGFLLSSQTFTAETSTTTTTTHITKTVKGGISETRIEKRIVISGDTEIDHDQALAAVLSEARRQHPELSVTRVVVHKETEVSPDHVID encoded by the exons ATGACTACAGAGCCAGGTGAGCCACAGGAGGCCCAGCCCAAAGAAGCGGAGTCTTTCCCTGAAGCTACCAACCACTCCACACCTAAACAG ggaggagagggtgCACTGTCCCAGAGCCAAGCCCAAAGCTCATTGGCTGAAGACTCTGCGAGTCACCTGTCATCAAGCAGCTGGATTGCTCGCTCGCCTGCTAGGAACCCGCTGAGCTTTAGGACCATGCAGACCAAAGTCACCCTGCTGGATGGATCCCTGTTCACCTGCACTGTGGAG AAACGAGCTCGTGGTGTTCAGCTGTTCGAAAAGGTTTGTGAACACGTCAACCTGCTGGAAAAAGACTACTTCGCGCTGTCCTTTAGAGATGCAGACAACAACAag AACTGGTTGGACCCGTCAAAGGAGATGAAGAAGCAGGTTAGAG GTGTTCCCTGGAATTTCTCCTTTAATGTCAAGTTTTACCCTCCTGACCCTGCCCAGCTCTCTGAGGACATCACCAG GTACTTCCTGTGTCTCCAGCTCAGACAGGATATAGTTTCTGGTCGCCTCCCATGTTCGTTTGCGACTCACACTGTACTCGGCTCCTACACCGTCCAATCAGAGCTTGGAGACTACGATCCTG ATGAGTGTGGTTCAGATGATGTCAGTCAACTCAGTTTTGCcccaaatcaaacaaaagaaatggagGAGAAGATCATGGAGCTGCACAGAACATACAG AGGAATGACACCGGCTGAAGCAGAGATACACTTCCTGGAAAATGTAAAGAAACTTTCAATGTACGGAGTTGATCTTCATCACGCAAAG ATGGTAGGAAGCCGCTTTGATTGCTTGCCTTCAGCTAAGTCCGAG gactcGGAGGGCGTGGCCATCATGCTGGGCGTGTGCAGTAGCGGCCTGCTGGtctacagagacagactgaggatCAACAGATTCTCATGGCCGAAGATCCTGAAGATCTCATACAAAAGAAACAACTTCTACATCAAGATCCGACCCGGAGAG ttTGACCAGTTTGAGTCGACGATTGGCTTCAAGCTGTTGAACCACAGAGCAGCTAAAAGACTTTGGAAAGTCTGTGTGGAACATCACTCCTTCTTCAG gctgATGTCTCCAGAAGAAACCCCTAAGAAGGTCCTGTCTCTGGGTTCTAAGTTTCGTTACAGCGGTCGGACACAAATTCAGAGTCGCAGAGCCAGCGCTCAGATCTCCAGACCTGCACCACATTTCCCACGATGCGTCAGCAAGCGGAACATGCTGAGCCGCAGCCTGGATGGAG CTTCAAGGACCACGtcacctctgattggctctccGGCCATCACAGCGTCCCCCAAAGCCAATGGTAGTCCGCATACAG atatggGTACGGGGCTGTACGGAGCATCGAAAGCCATCGCTGTCAGTGACCTCATCACCATGGTAACGCCTGAGAGGAGGGCGGAGGAGACAAGGACAGAGCAAG TTGAAGAGGTGttggtgatggaggagaaggaggaggtgcagcaggaggaagaagagaccagagagacagaACTGTCTCAGCAGAGTCCTCCGACTCCTCAGAAACTTGACACCAAG actgAGCTGACTGACACAGCTGTGGACGGAGACCTGACAGCGACTGAG TCTGATCAGGATGAAGACTTGCAGACTCAG gaGACTCTAGGGAGTccagaagaggagcagagaccTCCGACCTCCATCAGCGCTCTGAGACGCTCCTTCCtagagggaggaggagcaggtggaggaggagggatgacagAGTGGGAGAAGCGTCTCGCCTCCTCACCTCTACGACGAGTCGACGACTCTCCGATGATTGAACCGCTGGAGCCAGACGAG ACATCAGAGAAGGTGGAGACGGTCTTCATGATGACAGAGCCATGTGATCAGGACCAACCAGTGGCAGACCAGCCTCAG GAGGTCCCAGTGATGAGGAAGACTCTCACATATGAAGCTCCAGGG agccGAGTAGACTCTGATCCTCCTGCAGGTTTCCTGTTGAGCTCCCAGACCTTCACTGCAGagacctccaccaccaccaccaccacacacatcacCAAG ACAGTGAAAGGGGGAATCTCAGAAACCAGAATCGAAAAGAGAATCGTGATTTCTGGAGACACAGAGATCGACCATGACCAG GCTCTGGCAGCGGTACTCAGCGAGGCACGGCGGCAGCATCCTGAGCTGTCCGTCACACGAGTTGTCGTCCATAAAGAAACAGAGGTCTCTCCTGATCATGTGATTGATTAG
- the epb41l3a gene encoding band 4.1-like protein 3a isoform X4, translating into MTTEPGEPQEAQPKEAESFPEATNHSTPKQGGEGALSQSQAQSSLAEDSASHLSSSSWIARSPARNPLSFRTMQTKVTLLDGSLFTCTVEKRARGVQLFEKVCEHVNLLEKDYFALSFRDADNNKNWLDPSKEMKKQVRGVPWNFSFNVKFYPPDPAQLSEDITRYFLCLQLRQDIVSGRLPCSFATHTVLGSYTVQSELGDYDPDECGSDDVSQLSFAPNQTKEMEEKIMELHRTYRGMTPAEAEIHFLENVKKLSMYGVDLHHAKMVGSRFDCLPSAKSEDSEGVAIMLGVCSSGLLVYRDRLRINRFSWPKILKISYKRNNFYIKIRPGEFDQFESTIGFKLLNHRAAKRLWKVCVEHHSFFRLMSPEETPKKVLSLGSKFRYSGRTQIQSRRASAQISRPAPHFPRCVSKRNMLSRSLDGASRTTSPLIGSPAITASPKANGSPHTDMGTGLYGASKAIAVSDLITMVTPERRAEETRTEQVEEVLVMEEKEEVQQEEEETRETELSQQSPPTPQKLDTKTELTDTAVDGDLTATESDQDEDLQTQETLGSPEEEQRPPTSISALRRSFLEGGGAGGGGGMTEWEKRLASSPLRRVDDSPMIEPLEPDEMGEVITNQAPPQPIKEKSYTVGQSYDTASGRVVTMTTRDDSSNITVTTGSMEAGRQVRVIPLSTADDVIPRGKLITICEVKTPTSPTELPTNACDIISDVICGDDTKGGGASVISPVTPVLPLKSPLVMLSPSASPDRLMGRTSPSLARVPKPSFDEMSPELSALLKSAREQKTFREHNLLKTSEKVETVFMMTEPCDQDQPVADQPQEVPVMRKTLTYEAPGSRVDSDPPAGFLLSSQTFTAETSTTTTTTHITKTVKGGISETRIEKRIVISGDTEIDHDQD; encoded by the exons ATGACTACAGAGCCAGGTGAGCCACAGGAGGCCCAGCCCAAAGAAGCGGAGTCTTTCCCTGAAGCTACCAACCACTCCACACCTAAACAG ggaggagagggtgCACTGTCCCAGAGCCAAGCCCAAAGCTCATTGGCTGAAGACTCTGCGAGTCACCTGTCATCAAGCAGCTGGATTGCTCGCTCGCCTGCTAGGAACCCGCTGAGCTTTAGGACCATGCAGACCAAAGTCACCCTGCTGGATGGATCCCTGTTCACCTGCACTGTGGAG AAACGAGCTCGTGGTGTTCAGCTGTTCGAAAAGGTTTGTGAACACGTCAACCTGCTGGAAAAAGACTACTTCGCGCTGTCCTTTAGAGATGCAGACAACAACAag AACTGGTTGGACCCGTCAAAGGAGATGAAGAAGCAGGTTAGAG GTGTTCCCTGGAATTTCTCCTTTAATGTCAAGTTTTACCCTCCTGACCCTGCCCAGCTCTCTGAGGACATCACCAG GTACTTCCTGTGTCTCCAGCTCAGACAGGATATAGTTTCTGGTCGCCTCCCATGTTCGTTTGCGACTCACACTGTACTCGGCTCCTACACCGTCCAATCAGAGCTTGGAGACTACGATCCTG ATGAGTGTGGTTCAGATGATGTCAGTCAACTCAGTTTTGCcccaaatcaaacaaaagaaatggagGAGAAGATCATGGAGCTGCACAGAACATACAG AGGAATGACACCGGCTGAAGCAGAGATACACTTCCTGGAAAATGTAAAGAAACTTTCAATGTACGGAGTTGATCTTCATCACGCAAAG ATGGTAGGAAGCCGCTTTGATTGCTTGCCTTCAGCTAAGTCCGAG gactcGGAGGGCGTGGCCATCATGCTGGGCGTGTGCAGTAGCGGCCTGCTGGtctacagagacagactgaggatCAACAGATTCTCATGGCCGAAGATCCTGAAGATCTCATACAAAAGAAACAACTTCTACATCAAGATCCGACCCGGAGAG ttTGACCAGTTTGAGTCGACGATTGGCTTCAAGCTGTTGAACCACAGAGCAGCTAAAAGACTTTGGAAAGTCTGTGTGGAACATCACTCCTTCTTCAG gctgATGTCTCCAGAAGAAACCCCTAAGAAGGTCCTGTCTCTGGGTTCTAAGTTTCGTTACAGCGGTCGGACACAAATTCAGAGTCGCAGAGCCAGCGCTCAGATCTCCAGACCTGCACCACATTTCCCACGATGCGTCAGCAAGCGGAACATGCTGAGCCGCAGCCTGGATGGAG CTTCAAGGACCACGtcacctctgattggctctccGGCCATCACAGCGTCCCCCAAAGCCAATGGTAGTCCGCATACAG atatggGTACGGGGCTGTACGGAGCATCGAAAGCCATCGCTGTCAGTGACCTCATCACCATGGTAACGCCTGAGAGGAGGGCGGAGGAGACAAGGACAGAGCAAG TTGAAGAGGTGttggtgatggaggagaaggaggaggtgcagcaggaggaagaagagaccagagagacagaACTGTCTCAGCAGAGTCCTCCGACTCCTCAGAAACTTGACACCAAG actgAGCTGACTGACACAGCTGTGGACGGAGACCTGACAGCGACTGAG TCTGATCAGGATGAAGACTTGCAGACTCAG gaGACTCTAGGGAGTccagaagaggagcagagaccTCCGACCTCCATCAGCGCTCTGAGACGCTCCTTCCtagagggaggaggagcaggtggaggaggagggatgacagAGTGGGAGAAGCGTCTCGCCTCCTCACCTCTACGACGAGTCGACGACTCTCCGATGATTGAACCGCTGGAGCCAGACGAG ATGGGCGAGGTCATAACAAACCAAGCTCCCCCTCAGCCAATCAAAGAGAAGAGCTACACTGTTGGGCAAAGCTATGACACCGCCTCCGGTAGGGtcgtcaccatgacaaccaggGACGACAGCTCCAATATTACTGTGACAACAGGGAGTATGGAGGCAGGCCGGCAGGTCAGAGTCATCCCGCTGTCCACCGCTGATGATGTCATTCCAAGGGGAAAGTTAATCACCATTTGTGAGGTGAAGACACCAACCTCACCAACGGAGCTGCCGACCAACgcctgtgacatcatcagtgatgtAATTTGTGGGGATGACACCAAAGGAGGCGGAGCCTCAGTGATCTCACCTGTGACTCCAGTCCTCCCTCTGAAATCGCCTTTGGTCATGTTAAGTCCCAGTGCCTCGCCAGATCGCCTGATGGGCAGGACGTCACCCTCTCTGGCCAGAGTG cctaaACCTTCCTTTGATGAAATGTCTCCTGAACTGTCGGCTCTGCTGAAATCGGCCAGAGAACAAAAAACCTTCAGAGAACACAACCTGCTGAag ACATCAGAGAAGGTGGAGACGGTCTTCATGATGACAGAGCCATGTGATCAGGACCAACCAGTGGCAGACCAGCCTCAG GAGGTCCCAGTGATGAGGAAGACTCTCACATATGAAGCTCCAGGG agccGAGTAGACTCTGATCCTCCTGCAGGTTTCCTGTTGAGCTCCCAGACCTTCACTGCAGagacctccaccaccaccaccaccacacacatcacCAAG ACAGTGAAAGGGGGAATCTCAGAAACCAGAATCGAAAAGAGAATCGTGATTTCTGGAGACACAGAGATCGACCATGACCAG GACTGA
- the epb41l3a gene encoding band 4.1-like protein 3a isoform X1 has translation MTTEPGEPQEAQPKEAESFPEATNHSTPKQGGEGALSQSQAQSSLAEDSASHLSSSSWIARSPARNPLSFRTMQTKVTLLDGSLFTCTVEKRARGVQLFEKVCEHVNLLEKDYFALSFRDADNNKNWLDPSKEMKKQVRGVPWNFSFNVKFYPPDPAQLSEDITRYFLCLQLRQDIVSGRLPCSFATHTVLGSYTVQSELGDYDPDECGSDDVSQLSFAPNQTKEMEEKIMELHRTYRGMTPAEAEIHFLENVKKLSMYGVDLHHAKMVGSRFDCLPSAKSEDSEGVAIMLGVCSSGLLVYRDRLRINRFSWPKILKISYKRNNFYIKIRPGEFDQFESTIGFKLLNHRAAKRLWKVCVEHHSFFRLMSPEETPKKVLSLGSKFRYSGRTQIQSRRASAQISRPAPHFPRCVSKRNMLSRSLDGASRTTSPLIGSPAITASPKANGSPHTDMGTGLYGASKAIAVSDLITMVTPERRAEETRTEQVEEVLVMEEKEEVQQEEEETRETELSQQSPPTPQKLDTKTELTDTAVDGDLTATESDQDEDLQTQETLGSPEEEQRPPTSISALRRSFLEGGGAGGGGGMTEWEKRLASSPLRRVDDSPMIEPLEPDEMGEVITNQAPPQPIKEKSYTVGQSYDTASGRVVTMTTRDDSSNITVTTGSMEAGRQVRVIPLSTADDVIPRGKLITICEVKTPTSPTELPTNACDIISDVICGDDTKGGGASVISPVTPVLPLKSPLVMLSPSASPDRLMGRTSPSLARVPKPSFDEMSPELSALLKSAREQKTFREHNLLKTSEKVETVFMMTEPCDQDQPVADQPQEVPVMRKTLTYEAPGSRVDSDPPAGFLLSSQTFTAETSTTTTTTHITKTVKGGISETRIEKRIVISGDTEIDHDQALAAVLSEARRQHPELSVTRVVVHKETEVSPDHVID, from the exons ATGACTACAGAGCCAGGTGAGCCACAGGAGGCCCAGCCCAAAGAAGCGGAGTCTTTCCCTGAAGCTACCAACCACTCCACACCTAAACAG ggaggagagggtgCACTGTCCCAGAGCCAAGCCCAAAGCTCATTGGCTGAAGACTCTGCGAGTCACCTGTCATCAAGCAGCTGGATTGCTCGCTCGCCTGCTAGGAACCCGCTGAGCTTTAGGACCATGCAGACCAAAGTCACCCTGCTGGATGGATCCCTGTTCACCTGCACTGTGGAG AAACGAGCTCGTGGTGTTCAGCTGTTCGAAAAGGTTTGTGAACACGTCAACCTGCTGGAAAAAGACTACTTCGCGCTGTCCTTTAGAGATGCAGACAACAACAag AACTGGTTGGACCCGTCAAAGGAGATGAAGAAGCAGGTTAGAG GTGTTCCCTGGAATTTCTCCTTTAATGTCAAGTTTTACCCTCCTGACCCTGCCCAGCTCTCTGAGGACATCACCAG GTACTTCCTGTGTCTCCAGCTCAGACAGGATATAGTTTCTGGTCGCCTCCCATGTTCGTTTGCGACTCACACTGTACTCGGCTCCTACACCGTCCAATCAGAGCTTGGAGACTACGATCCTG ATGAGTGTGGTTCAGATGATGTCAGTCAACTCAGTTTTGCcccaaatcaaacaaaagaaatggagGAGAAGATCATGGAGCTGCACAGAACATACAG AGGAATGACACCGGCTGAAGCAGAGATACACTTCCTGGAAAATGTAAAGAAACTTTCAATGTACGGAGTTGATCTTCATCACGCAAAG ATGGTAGGAAGCCGCTTTGATTGCTTGCCTTCAGCTAAGTCCGAG gactcGGAGGGCGTGGCCATCATGCTGGGCGTGTGCAGTAGCGGCCTGCTGGtctacagagacagactgaggatCAACAGATTCTCATGGCCGAAGATCCTGAAGATCTCATACAAAAGAAACAACTTCTACATCAAGATCCGACCCGGAGAG ttTGACCAGTTTGAGTCGACGATTGGCTTCAAGCTGTTGAACCACAGAGCAGCTAAAAGACTTTGGAAAGTCTGTGTGGAACATCACTCCTTCTTCAG gctgATGTCTCCAGAAGAAACCCCTAAGAAGGTCCTGTCTCTGGGTTCTAAGTTTCGTTACAGCGGTCGGACACAAATTCAGAGTCGCAGAGCCAGCGCTCAGATCTCCAGACCTGCACCACATTTCCCACGATGCGTCAGCAAGCGGAACATGCTGAGCCGCAGCCTGGATGGAG CTTCAAGGACCACGtcacctctgattggctctccGGCCATCACAGCGTCCCCCAAAGCCAATGGTAGTCCGCATACAG atatggGTACGGGGCTGTACGGAGCATCGAAAGCCATCGCTGTCAGTGACCTCATCACCATGGTAACGCCTGAGAGGAGGGCGGAGGAGACAAGGACAGAGCAAG TTGAAGAGGTGttggtgatggaggagaaggaggaggtgcagcaggaggaagaagagaccagagagacagaACTGTCTCAGCAGAGTCCTCCGACTCCTCAGAAACTTGACACCAAG actgAGCTGACTGACACAGCTGTGGACGGAGACCTGACAGCGACTGAG TCTGATCAGGATGAAGACTTGCAGACTCAG gaGACTCTAGGGAGTccagaagaggagcagagaccTCCGACCTCCATCAGCGCTCTGAGACGCTCCTTCCtagagggaggaggagcaggtggaggaggagggatgacagAGTGGGAGAAGCGTCTCGCCTCCTCACCTCTACGACGAGTCGACGACTCTCCGATGATTGAACCGCTGGAGCCAGACGAG ATGGGCGAGGTCATAACAAACCAAGCTCCCCCTCAGCCAATCAAAGAGAAGAGCTACACTGTTGGGCAAAGCTATGACACCGCCTCCGGTAGGGtcgtcaccatgacaaccaggGACGACAGCTCCAATATTACTGTGACAACAGGGAGTATGGAGGCAGGCCGGCAGGTCAGAGTCATCCCGCTGTCCACCGCTGATGATGTCATTCCAAGGGGAAAGTTAATCACCATTTGTGAGGTGAAGACACCAACCTCACCAACGGAGCTGCCGACCAACgcctgtgacatcatcagtgatgtAATTTGTGGGGATGACACCAAAGGAGGCGGAGCCTCAGTGATCTCACCTGTGACTCCAGTCCTCCCTCTGAAATCGCCTTTGGTCATGTTAAGTCCCAGTGCCTCGCCAGATCGCCTGATGGGCAGGACGTCACCCTCTCTGGCCAGAGTG cctaaACCTTCCTTTGATGAAATGTCTCCTGAACTGTCGGCTCTGCTGAAATCGGCCAGAGAACAAAAAACCTTCAGAGAACACAACCTGCTGAag ACATCAGAGAAGGTGGAGACGGTCTTCATGATGACAGAGCCATGTGATCAGGACCAACCAGTGGCAGACCAGCCTCAG GAGGTCCCAGTGATGAGGAAGACTCTCACATATGAAGCTCCAGGG agccGAGTAGACTCTGATCCTCCTGCAGGTTTCCTGTTGAGCTCCCAGACCTTCACTGCAGagacctccaccaccaccaccaccacacacatcacCAAG ACAGTGAAAGGGGGAATCTCAGAAACCAGAATCGAAAAGAGAATCGTGATTTCTGGAGACACAGAGATCGACCATGACCAG GCTCTGGCAGCGGTACTCAGCGAGGCACGGCGGCAGCATCCTGAGCTGTCCGTCACACGAGTTGTCGTCCATAAAGAAACAGAGGTCTCTCCTGATCATGTGATTGATTAG